A genomic region of Procambarus clarkii isolate CNS0578487 chromosome 88, FALCON_Pclarkii_2.0, whole genome shotgun sequence contains the following coding sequences:
- the LOC138358998 gene encoding baculoviral IAP repeat-containing protein 8-like codes for MDPLCARKFYSIESLKCAGVRLQTFVDWPIKWLNPIDLVEDGFYYLRNSDYCLCAFCYCIVGAWIVGDTPRRRHKIINQDCAFIRGERSDNVSLEVSEIAFKYGLEFVSHKIELGNKKISGSSGAPPKEDLGLIKFRKSLNPGLVTYKSRLETFDMTWPGSVKQTSHELAEAGFFYCGISDHVCCYHCACGIRNWRPEDDPWTLHARCSPECAYIILARGKEFVKNARLTIPLPIKPIDNDLINILMEGMDKFKHLIHKKLIPVESIRYALSEYLKESRDLLPFIIQSRCLEIVLRYMQEGTDIYLRVRDLIYEAVDDKKEQEATLEDLGLKTLPETCTNTDENKDCIEQSWEEDILCRVCMDKNINIVILPCKHMVTCSGCLLALKCCPICRGNILYIINPIAS; via the exons atggatcctttgtgtgccaggaagttttacagtatagaaagccttaaatgtgcaggagttagactacaaacatttgtggattggcccattaagtggttaaaccctattgacttagttgaagatgggttctattaccttcgcaatagtgattactgtttgtgtgcattttgttattgtatagtaggtgcatggattgttggtgatacccccagaagacgtcataagatcattaatcaagactgtgcctttattagaggcgagaggagtgacaatgtttctttagaggtgtctgagatagctttcaaatatggactggaatttgtttcccataaaatagaactgggaaataagaaaataagtggtagta gtggtgctcctcctaaggaagatctgggattgatcaaatttaggaaatcgctgaatccaggattggtaacttataaatctcgcctagagacatttgatatgacatggcctggaagcgtcaagcaaacttctcatgagctggcagaagctggttttttttactgtg gtataagtgaccacgtctgctgctatcactgcgcctgtggaatacgaaattggagaccagaagatgatccttggacgttacatgcgagatgtagtccagaatgtgcttacattattcttgcaaggggcaaggaatttgttaagaatgctagattgacaataccattacctataaaacctatagacaatgatttaattaatatcttaatggagggtatggataagttcaaacatctgattcataaaaaattaatacctgtggagagtataagatatgctttaagtgagtaccttaaggaatccagagatttgttgccttttattatacaaagtagatgtctagaaatcgtgttgaggtatatgcaagagggaacagatatttatttacggGTACGGGACTTAATTTATGAAGCAGTTGATGATAAAAAGGAACAAGAAGCTACGCTtgaagatctgggattgaaaaCTTTACCGGAGACTTGTACTAACACTGATGAAAACAAGGACTGTATAGAACAATCTTGGGAAGAAGATATTTTATGCAGAGTTTGTatggataaaaatataaatattgtaatactaccatgtaaacatatggtgacatgcagtggttgtcttttagctctgaaatgctgtccaatttgtagaggaaatattttatatataataaatccaattgcttcttga